A window of the Butyricimonas faecalis genome harbors these coding sequences:
- the era gene encoding GTPase Era: protein MEHRAGFVNILGNPNVGKSTLMNRLVGEKLSIITSKSQTTRHRIKGIVNGEDFQIVFSDTPGVVKPSYKMQEYMLDFSKSAIIDADIILYVTDVVENIEKNADFIEKVKQSEVPILLVLNKIDLTTPDKLDALFDKWKEIIPRAEIFPISATENFNVDNLYKRILELLPVGEPYFDKEEMTDMPARFFVNEIIREKILLNYDKEVPYSVEVVVEEFKEEAKRINIMAVINVERDSQKGIIIGHQGAALKKVGTEARIDIEAFFGKKVFLNLYVKVLKDWRNKENDLKRFGYKQL, encoded by the coding sequence ATGGAGCACAGAGCAGGTTTTGTCAATATCCTAGGAAACCCCAACGTGGGGAAATCAACCTTGATGAATCGACTAGTCGGGGAGAAATTATCGATTATCACGTCCAAATCCCAAACCACGCGTCACCGGATCAAGGGGATCGTGAACGGGGAGGACTTTCAGATCGTGTTTTCCGATACCCCGGGTGTCGTGAAGCCCAGTTACAAGATGCAGGAATACATGCTTGATTTCTCGAAAAGCGCCATCATCGATGCCGACATCATACTTTACGTCACCGACGTGGTGGAGAATATCGAAAAGAACGCTGACTTTATCGAGAAAGTGAAACAAAGCGAGGTCCCTATCCTTTTGGTGTTGAACAAAATTGACCTGACTACCCCGGATAAACTGGATGCCCTGTTCGACAAGTGGAAAGAGATTATCCCGCGAGCTGAAATATTTCCGATTTCGGCTACCGAGAATTTCAACGTAGACAATCTATACAAGAGAATCTTGGAACTGCTACCCGTGGGCGAACCTTATTTCGACAAAGAAGAAATGACTGATATGCCGGCACGCTTTTTCGTGAATGAAATTATCCGGGAAAAGATTTTATTGAACTACGATAAAGAAGTTCCCTATTCCGTCGAGGTTGTCGTGGAGGAATTCAAGGAAGAAGCCAAACGTATCAACATCATGGCCGTGATCAACGTGGAACGGGATTCCCAAAAAGGCATCATCATCGGACATCAGGGAGCCGCATTGAAAAAAGTCGGTACGGAAGCCCGTATTGACATCGAAGCCTTCTTCGGGAAAAAAGTATTCCTGAACCTGTATGTCAAAGTCCTCAAAGACTGGCGAAACAAGGAAAACGACTTGAAACGCTTCGGTTACAAACAACTTTAA
- a CDS encoding YhcH/YjgK/YiaL family protein, producing the protein MIVDVLANSERIEGLNPYFKMVFDYIKTHDLSSMPAGRIDIDGDNAYLKIEDAKGRRVEEAVYERHDKYIDIQMPLSMPESYGWKAQSLLGEERAPYDVAGDFTFYRDPVEMVFTLSPGEFVIFFPEDAHAPCIGEGIIRKMVVKVRKIEH; encoded by the coding sequence ATGATTGTAGACGTACTGGCTAATAGCGAACGAATTGAGGGGTTAAACCCGTATTTTAAAATGGTCTTTGACTATATAAAAACACATGATTTGTCAAGCATGCCCGCGGGACGAATTGACATTGACGGGGATAATGCTTATTTGAAAATTGAAGATGCCAAAGGACGGCGAGTCGAGGAAGCCGTGTATGAACGGCATGACAAATATATCGATATTCAAATGCCTTTGAGTATGCCGGAAAGCTATGGTTGGAAAGCTCAAAGTTTGTTGGGTGAAGAACGGGCCCCGTATGATGTTGCGGGTGATTTTACTTTTTACCGGGATCCGGTGGAGATGGTGTTCACGTTATCTCCCGGTGAGTTCGTGATCTTTTTCCCGGAGGATGCCCATGCTCCTTGTATCGGGGAAGGGATAATCCGGAAAATGGTGGTGAAAGTCAGGAAAATTGAACATTGA
- a CDS encoding serine hydrolase domain-containing protein, with translation MKKRYKILLTVVVVLGIAYFCLPYYARQALLYWYPSIDDLSMFDKHTVGKADTCWTWGIAKDYNTYELSPEDDAYLNDFRTVSFLVIQNDSIVYEEYRSGWNDTKTSNIFSSTKSIVGLLVGIAYDEGKITSLDDPVGKYIPEFNEGEKKNITIRNLLTMSGGLNWDEAYASLFSVTTHGYYGNDLYDLVTTLDVIEEPGKQFSYRSGDTQILAFVVEKATGKSISDYAEEKLWKPMQAAQDAYWLLDKKDGDEKSFCCFHTTAREVARFARLMLHHGNWNGKQLVSEEYINEAMSPAGYLKDEWGKDSLDYYGFQIWIMNYKGQRNPYFRGMLGQYIIAIPEKNAIIVRLGHKKDEKRIRETTRDVYRYMDIGTKILDSRK, from the coding sequence ATGAAGAAAAGATATAAGATACTTTTGACGGTTGTGGTGGTGCTAGGGATTGCTTATTTCTGCCTGCCTTATTATGCACGGCAGGCGTTGTTGTACTGGTACCCGTCGATAGATGATTTGTCAATGTTTGACAAGCACACGGTGGGAAAGGCCGATACGTGTTGGACGTGGGGAATTGCCAAGGATTATAACACGTACGAGTTGAGCCCGGAGGATGATGCCTACTTGAATGATTTTCGTACGGTTTCTTTTCTGGTAATTCAGAATGACAGTATCGTGTACGAGGAGTATCGGTCCGGTTGGAATGATACGAAGACATCCAATATATTTTCATCAACCAAGAGTATCGTGGGACTGTTAGTCGGTATTGCCTATGACGAGGGAAAGATTACCAGTTTGGATGATCCGGTGGGGAAATATATTCCGGAATTCAACGAAGGGGAAAAGAAAAATATCACGATCCGCAACCTGTTGACCATGAGTGGCGGGTTGAATTGGGATGAGGCTTACGCGTCGTTGTTTTCGGTTACCACGCACGGGTATTACGGGAACGATCTGTATGATTTAGTGACCACGTTGGATGTGATCGAGGAACCGGGAAAACAATTCTCGTACCGGAGCGGGGACACGCAGATTCTGGCTTTTGTCGTGGAGAAAGCAACCGGAAAGAGTATCAGTGACTACGCGGAAGAGAAGTTGTGGAAACCGATGCAAGCCGCTCAAGATGCTTATTGGTTGCTGGATAAAAAGGACGGGGACGAGAAATCTTTCTGTTGTTTCCACACCACGGCGAGGGAAGTTGCCCGTTTTGCCCGTTTGATGTTGCATCATGGAAATTGGAACGGAAAACAGTTGGTTTCGGAAGAATATATCAACGAGGCCATGAGCCCGGCCGGATATCTGAAGGATGAGTGGGGAAAGGATTCTCTGGATTATTACGGATTCCAGATTTGGATTATGAACTATAAAGGGCAACGAAACCCGTATTTTCGGGGAATGTTGGGGCAATACATTATTGCTATACCCGAGAAGAATGCCATTATCGTTCGGCTTGGACATAAAAAAGACGAGAAACGTATTCGGGAGACCACCCGGGACGTGTATCGTTATATGGATATCGGGACAAAAATATTGGATAGCAGAAAATAA
- a CDS encoding IS3 family transposase: MTEYLCNSLGYSKQAYYKSLRSSNEGEERERYVLSIVEEIRRDLPRLGVLKLWKMLNANGLEVGRDWLFRLLHRHNLMVKMKKYRVITTDSRAWRRQYPNLVKGYKIERANQVWVSDITYLSTGKGFVYLSLVTDAYSRKIMGWEVHPNLDSDGPVKALYRALENGENDSFKNLIHHSDRGGQYCSAVYTGILKLHHVSISMTRDGSPYDNAIAERVNGVLKREWLNDISLKDINDARKHVERIIQVYNKKRPHLAVLGMVPEQAHRDKKKKFARVMF, encoded by the coding sequence ATGACGGAATACCTGTGCAACTCGCTTGGTTACAGCAAGCAGGCTTATTACAAGAGCCTTCGCTCGAGTAACGAGGGGGAGGAACGCGAGCGTTACGTTCTCTCCATCGTTGAAGAGATCCGCCGTGACCTGCCCCGCCTGGGTGTTCTCAAGTTATGGAAGATGCTAAACGCTAACGGTTTGGAAGTCGGCAGGGACTGGCTTTTTCGTTTACTTCACCGTCATAACCTGATGGTGAAAATGAAGAAGTATCGCGTCATTACCACGGATTCTCGTGCCTGGCGGAGGCAGTACCCGAACCTGGTGAAAGGTTACAAGATCGAACGAGCCAATCAAGTGTGGGTGAGCGATATCACTTACCTTTCCACGGGTAAAGGCTTCGTTTACCTTTCCCTGGTGACGGACGCCTACTCGAGGAAAATCATGGGATGGGAGGTTCACCCGAACCTGGATTCGGACGGACCGGTCAAAGCGTTGTACCGCGCGCTGGAGAACGGTGAAAACGACTCGTTCAAGAACTTGATTCACCACTCCGACAGGGGAGGGCAATACTGTTCTGCCGTGTACACGGGGATATTAAAGTTACATCACGTCAGTATCAGCATGACACGGGACGGTTCTCCCTATGATAACGCTATCGCCGAGAGGGTTAACGGGGTTTTAAAGAGAGAATGGCTGAACGATATATCGTTGAAGGATATCAATGACGCCAGGAAACACGTCGAGAGGATCATTCAAGTCTATAACAAAAAAAGACCTCACTTGGCCGTGCTAGGGATGGTCCCCGAGCAGGCACATCGCGATAAAAAGAAAAAATTCGCGAGGGTCATGTTTTAA
- a CDS encoding TlpA disulfide reductase family protein, giving the protein MTNCLRWLILFLFLGNVVLADENKVRCVVHGKLVGMEVEDVLLVDATLDSRYHGTKVVVKDHCFEDVLELPHAKGYKLIFVTRKPWKWYTVPFIAEDGEVDITVNVDKNYTVKGGKFNERYQKYRELQRQEIGWKQYSFMHKFCEGQWDELYLFLVIEELQRRQTYQSELDEELERAYHVLAEKFVFSDYTRLGRMLVDGFHNIRPGGHYVDFEAPDLEGCKVKLSDVIKGKVAIIDLWASWCMPCRAKAKAMIPLYEKYKDRGFKIVGVAREFKNTDRMKQAIKQDGYPWLQLVELDDGYQIWTRYMLGNAGGGVFVVDRDGKILAVNPKPEEVQKILEQKLGEQ; this is encoded by the coding sequence ATGACGAATTGTTTAAGATGGTTGATTTTGTTCTTATTCTTAGGGAATGTTGTTCTTGCGGATGAGAATAAAGTGCGTTGTGTTGTTCATGGCAAGTTAGTTGGAATGGAAGTGGAGGATGTACTTTTGGTAGATGCCACATTGGATTCCCGTTATCATGGAACAAAAGTTGTTGTGAAGGATCATTGTTTTGAAGATGTGTTGGAATTACCACATGCGAAAGGGTATAAATTGATATTTGTAACCCGAAAACCATGGAAATGGTATACTGTTCCTTTCATTGCGGAAGACGGGGAAGTGGATATTACAGTGAATGTAGATAAGAATTACACGGTGAAAGGGGGAAAATTTAATGAGAGATATCAAAAATACCGGGAATTGCAACGGCAGGAAATAGGTTGGAAACAATACTCTTTTATGCATAAATTCTGTGAGGGACAATGGGATGAGTTGTATCTTTTTCTAGTGATAGAAGAATTACAGCGGAGACAAACGTATCAGTCTGAATTAGATGAAGAATTAGAGCGTGCTTATCATGTTTTGGCAGAGAAATTTGTTTTTAGCGACTATACTCGTTTGGGGAGAATGTTAGTTGATGGTTTCCATAATATCAGACCTGGGGGACATTATGTCGACTTTGAGGCTCCCGATCTTGAAGGATGTAAGGTGAAACTTTCGGATGTTATAAAAGGGAAAGTTGCTATTATTGATTTGTGGGCTTCTTGGTGCATGCCTTGTAGGGCAAAGGCCAAAGCGATGATCCCGCTTTACGAAAAGTATAAAGATCGCGGCTTTAAAATTGTTGGTGTAGCACGGGAATTTAAGAATACAGATCGCATGAAACAGGCGATAAAGCAGGATGGCTATCCTTGGTTGCAACTAGTTGAATTGGATGATGGTTATCAAATATGGACTCGGTATATGTTAGGAAATGCCGGAGGCGGAGTGTTTGTGGTCGATAGGGATGGGAAAATTTTAGCCGTGAATCCGAAACCTGAAGAGGTGCAGAAAATTTTGGAGCAAAAATTAGGAGAGCAGTGA
- a CDS encoding ATP-binding protein produces the protein MIYRYALAYLETWKKNPMRKPLILRGARQVGKTTLVESFATGFDCFLKLNLDEEEDRQLFIQYREIHRLIEAIFFYLKKSPVEGAVLLFIDEIQNSPEAVAMLRYFYEKRPDIYVIAAGSLLENVIDRKISFPVGRVEYMALHPCSFLEYLNGIGEDFDRQAIENLKADAIHDRLMYEFRKYCIVGGMPEAIKMYAQTRDLLSLDTVYDSLITSYSDDVEKYSPNDTQTKIMRHILEVGWQKGGETITFERFGGSEYRSREVGEAFRTIQKAMLLELVYPTLNNRLPLEAQLSRRPKLIWLDTGLMNYKAEVREEVFSVSDISDAYRGYVAEHIVAQELLAHTTKVSERRYYWVGNKRNSMAEVDFVWKRQPYVLPVEVKTGTNAHLRSLHIFMSDAPHDLAIRVWSGRMSVDEVKESGTGKVFRLLNIPYYYVGVLDKILDGMS, from the coding sequence ATGATATATCGGTATGCACTGGCTTATTTGGAAACATGGAAAAAGAATCCTATGAGAAAACCTCTGATTTTACGTGGGGCGAGACAAGTAGGAAAGACTACTTTGGTGGAAAGTTTTGCCACGGGTTTTGATTGTTTTCTAAAGTTGAATTTGGATGAGGAAGAGGATCGTCAGTTATTTATTCAGTACCGGGAGATTCATAGGTTGATTGAAGCAATCTTTTTTTATTTGAAGAAGAGTCCTGTTGAGGGGGCCGTTTTGCTTTTTATTGATGAGATACAAAATTCGCCAGAGGCGGTGGCTATGCTTCGTTATTTCTATGAAAAACGACCTGATATATACGTTATTGCGGCTGGTTCTTTATTAGAAAATGTTATCGATCGGAAAATATCTTTTCCGGTGGGGCGTGTGGAATATATGGCATTACATCCTTGTTCTTTTTTGGAATATTTGAATGGAATAGGTGAAGATTTTGATAGACAAGCTATTGAAAACTTGAAAGCAGATGCAATTCATGATCGGCTAATGTATGAGTTCCGCAAATATTGTATTGTGGGAGGGATGCCTGAGGCAATTAAAATGTATGCTCAAACAAGGGATTTACTTTCACTCGATACTGTTTATGATAGTTTAATAACTTCATATAGCGATGATGTGGAAAAATATTCTCCGAATGACACGCAAACTAAAATAATGAGACATATACTGGAAGTTGGATGGCAAAAGGGAGGAGAAACAATTACTTTTGAACGGTTCGGTGGATCGGAATATCGTTCGAGAGAAGTCGGCGAGGCATTTCGTACGATTCAGAAAGCGATGTTATTAGAATTGGTTTATCCCACGTTGAATAATCGACTGCCTCTGGAGGCACAATTGAGTCGTCGGCCTAAATTAATTTGGTTGGATACCGGATTGATGAATTATAAGGCTGAAGTTCGAGAGGAAGTGTTCTCTGTTTCAGATATTTCGGATGCCTATCGGGGGTATGTGGCAGAGCATATTGTGGCTCAGGAATTGTTGGCACATACGACAAAAGTATCCGAACGGCGTTATTATTGGGTTGGTAATAAAAGGAATTCAATGGCTGAAGTTGATTTTGTATGGAAACGACAGCCTTATGTGCTACCTGTTGAAGTGAAAACTGGAACGAACGCCCATCTTCGTTCGCTTCATATTTTTATGTCTGACGCTCCACACGATTTAGCGATCAGGGTTTGGAGTGGTCGAATGAGTGTGGACGAAGTAAAAGAGTCTGGTACGGGCAAAGT